A stretch of the Candidatus Jettenia sp. AMX2 genome encodes the following:
- a CDS encoding lysophospholipid acyltransferase family protein yields MRQDLTYIISLAIIRFYTRWMLRMDVTWKESLPTGPIVIVANHPSCSDPIFLASVFPHPMSILISDKPFLIPVMGTFLQWLGQIPVPAGKGRTAFESARQLLEAGHPVALFPEGRVSPRKGGFHPLRTGAARLALLTKVPVVPVGIYLERNRNYAIASIVEGKRTIRYWCLRGVYNITIGPAMNFEGNAEHRHDVETVLKSITEQIAQLSLESERRAKGIKQQHSIGGIKRAIQLNRLKKGVKLIMHGCRYTGILGNSK; encoded by the coding sequence ATGCGACAGGATTTGACTTATATAATAAGCCTGGCAATTATCCGTTTCTACACACGATGGATGCTCAGGATGGATGTTACCTGGAAGGAATCACTCCCCACCGGACCCATAGTAATTGTTGCCAATCATCCCAGTTGCTCCGACCCCATTTTCCTGGCATCGGTCTTTCCCCATCCTATGAGTATTCTCATCAGTGACAAGCCCTTTCTTATCCCTGTGATGGGGACATTTCTGCAATGGCTCGGGCAAATACCCGTGCCGGCAGGCAAAGGCAGGACTGCGTTTGAATCGGCACGGCAATTACTTGAGGCAGGCCACCCGGTTGCATTGTTTCCGGAAGGACGCGTTAGTCCCCGTAAAGGTGGTTTTCACCCCCTGCGCACCGGTGCAGCCCGTCTTGCTCTGCTTACAAAAGTGCCTGTTGTACCGGTTGGCATCTATCTTGAACGCAACCGCAACTATGCCATCGCCTCGATTGTTGAAGGGAAACGCACTATCAGATACTGGTGCCTGCGCGGAGTATACAACATAACTATAGGGCCGGCAATGAATTTTGAAGGAAACGCAGAACACAGACACGATGTGGAAACCGTGTTGAAAAGTATCACAGAGCAAATTGCTCAACTCAGCCTGGAAAGCGAGCGAAGAGCGAAGGGGATCAAACAACAGCACTCAATAGGTGGAATAAAAAGGGCAATACAACTGAATCGCCTGAAAAAAGGGGTTAAGCTAATCATGCATGGTTGCCGGTACACGGGTATTTTGGGAAATTCCAAATAA
- a CDS encoding UvrD-helicase domain-containing protein, producing MKKPVDDVVRKLAVSGQDRNIVVTAGAGTGKTTLLVNRTLHLLLGHKRFHAEESPIRKVAAMTFTEKAANDMKMRLLEELERIVAGISGHAPEDEKIKVEEFLAGIRDTYQTPYSEIERRARKSLEDMDKAVIGTIHSFASYILRLYPVESGVMPGFAVDEGDAFEELFDKEWTKWLEAELTLTSPRVSLWKAVLRRLDLESLRALAKRLSGFTIPLHSLTEDDDAAYNSIIDPVCNDIVKIIPCCEKSGNNLVSQLQELLRVFDAVKEHGAAYVKNMEYDVNKKASGAKAGWKDGGFETAQKLVKESHALLKKLKAVDTEFIRTVIDLLLPFAGNFRETYLSQGYVSFDGLLTLTRDLLRNSEHRYIRDRLKSEFRAILVDEFQDTDPVQYEIVLFLSEAPGSYSTEARKVVPEPGKLFIVGDPKQSIYSFRRADIEAYEQVVKQVCGSDEVLKLQENFRSHGGIIDVVNQLFDERIMREKQGLQPSYIPIHANRSKTHPSQRVEMILVSGKEEEYPGAGEARVAESAWIARWITEQVQNGLVGDKAAKDGVRKLNYGDIAILLRAFTQVRPYVEALKRHNIPYIIEGEKYFYTTQEVLDFMNLLRAIENPYDTVSLTGVLRSPVVGLTDREIYELRRNNLLDYRKEISGEILSENLHPLHCTAAVSEFYGLLKKFHSRAGMLPVASLIAEIIENTHIAEITAAAWHGEQKLANLWKFYQIACDMEQSKGVSLKTFVDCITVRMKETREEGESPLSDETLDVVKILTVHKSKGLEFPVVILANLHGEVRADNEALDSAVFDWTTSATGIVIGKGSRQVRNFRSIVIEKKLNERLWEEEKRILYVAMTRARERLILTGLPKNNDKSYMGLLAQAVRDISGIELDNETYLGEKLSQGEEDRWASSKEVSAIREGGSSLTLQETDKVKTTARGKISLGNAEIFVEYFRFEGMRRPLKFQKGEDWNTCWPSLAEIWRKRRQAMIEAGSTPVFVSPTSLSSKEDAIPDGFSGVRSKAENAASGHLQNALLIGSICHAILKEWDFRGTKEELRESVESAMRWIFTGDDNLDRLSTGPELPSSAPLEREGDAGIPINTLFLSMREEYEGKEMESVHTIPFQDFEFIKTEVMKILLDFIDSEAYRELQNAEILGREVPFLLHWNGQIMRGVIDILYKTGNRIFIGEYKTDHIDIPELLQAGETSVAGNNEQGKIGSDPFPDKIMKYQRQKEIYSEAVKRCLNEENPEFRFIFLRLGKALPL from the coding sequence ATGAAAAAGCCTGTTGATGATGTAGTAAGAAAGCTTGCCGTTTCCGGGCAGGATAGAAATATTGTGGTAACTGCCGGTGCTGGAACGGGTAAAACTACCCTTCTCGTGAACCGTACGTTGCACCTGCTTTTAGGTCATAAGAGATTTCATGCGGAAGAGAGTCCCATCCGGAAAGTAGCAGCCATGACCTTTACCGAAAAAGCTGCGAATGATATGAAGATGAGACTACTGGAGGAGCTTGAGCGGATCGTTGCAGGTATCAGCGGGCATGCCCCGGAAGATGAAAAAATAAAGGTAGAGGAATTTCTCGCCGGTATTCGTGATACCTACCAGACACCCTACAGTGAAATTGAACGGCGTGCCAGGAAATCCCTCGAAGATATGGATAAGGCCGTTATCGGGACGATCCACAGCTTTGCATCCTATATCCTGCGTTTGTATCCTGTTGAATCGGGCGTAATGCCCGGATTTGCCGTGGATGAAGGCGATGCCTTCGAAGAACTGTTTGACAAAGAATGGACAAAATGGCTGGAGGCTGAGCTCACCCTTACTTCTCCCCGTGTTTCCCTCTGGAAGGCTGTGTTGAGACGGCTGGACCTCGAATCGCTCAGGGCATTGGCAAAACGATTATCAGGATTTACCATCCCCTTGCATTCCCTCACGGAAGATGACGATGCGGCATATAATTCTATAATAGACCCTGTCTGTAATGATATTGTGAAGATTATCCCCTGCTGCGAAAAATCCGGCAATAATCTTGTTTCACAACTACAGGAATTGCTGAGGGTTTTTGATGCGGTAAAAGAACACGGCGCCGCTTATGTAAAGAATATGGAATACGATGTGAACAAAAAGGCCTCAGGGGCAAAAGCAGGCTGGAAGGATGGAGGGTTTGAAACGGCGCAAAAGCTGGTAAAAGAATCTCATGCCCTGTTAAAAAAATTGAAGGCTGTCGATACGGAGTTCATAAGGACTGTGATAGATTTGCTGCTTCCCTTCGCAGGAAATTTCCGGGAGACCTATCTGTCACAGGGGTACGTTTCATTTGACGGACTTCTTACCCTTACCAGGGATTTGCTCCGGAATAGTGAACACCGTTACATCCGTGACAGGCTGAAATCCGAGTTCCGTGCCATACTGGTTGATGAATTTCAGGATACCGACCCTGTACAGTATGAGATTGTGCTCTTTCTTTCCGAGGCGCCCGGCAGTTACAGCACAGAAGCACGGAAGGTTGTCCCTGAGCCAGGAAAGCTTTTCATTGTCGGTGATCCCAAACAATCCATTTATTCCTTCCGGAGGGCGGATATTGAAGCATATGAGCAGGTAGTAAAACAGGTTTGCGGGTCAGATGAAGTCCTGAAATTACAGGAAAACTTCAGGAGTCATGGTGGGATCATTGATGTGGTAAATCAGCTATTCGATGAAAGGATCATGAGAGAAAAGCAAGGCTTGCAGCCTTCTTATATCCCCATCCATGCCAACCGGTCAAAGACCCATCCTTCACAAAGGGTTGAGATGATACTGGTTTCAGGTAAGGAAGAGGAGTATCCCGGGGCTGGTGAAGCGCGGGTAGCTGAATCTGCATGGATTGCCCGCTGGATTACGGAACAGGTACAGAACGGGCTGGTCGGTGATAAAGCGGCAAAAGATGGCGTTCGTAAATTGAACTACGGGGATATAGCAATACTGTTACGCGCATTTACCCAGGTTAGGCCTTATGTTGAGGCCCTTAAGCGGCACAATATCCCCTATATCATAGAAGGCGAGAAATACTTTTACACCACCCAGGAGGTGCTTGACTTCATGAACCTGTTGCGTGCAATAGAGAACCCCTATGATACGGTTTCCCTTACAGGCGTATTGCGTTCGCCTGTCGTAGGGTTAACAGACCGTGAAATCTACGAACTCAGGAGGAATAATCTGTTAGATTACCGCAAGGAAATTTCCGGCGAAATTCTCAGTGAGAACCTGCACCCTCTTCATTGCACGGCGGCAGTAAGTGAATTTTATGGTCTTTTAAAAAAATTTCATAGCCGGGCAGGTATGCTACCCGTTGCCAGCCTTATTGCAGAAATTATAGAAAATACCCATATTGCTGAAATTACAGCGGCTGCATGGCATGGCGAACAGAAACTGGCTAATCTCTGGAAATTCTACCAGATTGCATGCGATATGGAACAATCGAAAGGTGTCTCGTTAAAAACCTTCGTAGATTGTATTACGGTGCGGATGAAAGAGACCAGGGAAGAAGGGGAGAGCCCTCTTTCCGATGAGACACTGGATGTAGTAAAGATCCTTACCGTTCATAAATCAAAAGGACTGGAGTTCCCTGTTGTAATCCTTGCCAACCTGCACGGTGAAGTAAGGGCTGATAACGAAGCGCTGGATTCGGCGGTATTCGACTGGACGACATCGGCAACCGGTATCGTCATCGGCAAAGGCAGCCGGCAGGTAAGGAATTTCCGGAGTATAGTAATTGAAAAAAAATTAAACGAACGTTTATGGGAAGAAGAAAAACGCATTCTGTATGTTGCCATGACGAGGGCCAGGGAGCGGCTGATTCTTACCGGCTTACCAAAGAACAATGATAAATCCTATATGGGGCTGCTTGCACAGGCTGTCAGGGATATTTCGGGGATTGAGCTTGATAATGAAACATATTTGGGTGAAAAACTCAGTCAGGGAGAAGAAGATAGATGGGCTTCTTCAAAAGAAGTGAGTGCTATACGTGAAGGTGGATCTTCGCTTACCTTGCAGGAAACGGACAAGGTGAAGACCACTGCCCGTGGAAAAATTTCTCTGGGAAACGCAGAGATTTTTGTGGAGTATTTTCGATTCGAAGGCATGCGCCGTCCTTTAAAATTTCAAAAGGGGGAGGACTGGAATACCTGTTGGCCTTCGCTTGCAGAAATATGGAGAAAAAGAAGACAGGCAATGATTGAGGCAGGCAGCACCCCCGTTTTTGTTTCCCCGACGTCCCTCTCTTCTAAGGAAGATGCGATCCCGGACGGTTTCTCAGGGGTGAGGAGTAAAGCGGAGAATGCAGCATCGGGTCATTTACAAAATGCGCTGTTGATCGGAAGCATTTGCCATGCCATCTTAAAAGAATGGGATTTCCGGGGAACGAAAGAGGAACTGCGCGAATCCGTTGAATCGGCCATGAGGTGGATTTTTACCGGAGACGATAATTTGGATCGTTTATCAACCGGTCCGGAACTTCCTTCTTCCGCACCTTTGGAAAGAGAAGGCGACGCAGGGATACCCATTAACACCTTGTTCCTTTCTATGCGAGAAGAATACGAAGGGAAGGAGATGGAATCTGTCCATACCATACCGTTTCAGGACTTTGAGTTCATAAAAACCGAGGTCATGAAGATCCTGTTGGATTTTATTGACTCTGAGGCGTATAGAGAGCTGCAGAATGCAGAGATCCTTGGGCGTGAGGTGCCATTCCTGCTTCATTGGAACGGACAAATTATGAGAGGGGTAATTGATATCCTCTATAAAACCGGTAACCGTATTTTTATAGGGGAATATAAAACAGACCATATTGATATTCCAGAACTACTCCAGGCAGGAGAAACTTCCGTTGCGGGGAATAATGAGCAGGGAAAAATTGGCAGTGATCCATTTCCGGATAAGATAATGAAATACCAGCGGCAGAAAGAGATTTATAGTGAGGCAGTAAAACGATGCCTTAACGAAGAAAACCCTGAGTTCCGGTTCATCTTCCTCCGGTTGGGCAAGGCCTTGCCGTTGTAA